In a single window of the Spodoptera frugiperda isolate SF20-4 chromosome 19, AGI-APGP_CSIRO_Sfru_2.0, whole genome shotgun sequence genome:
- the LOC118281177 gene encoding uncharacterized transmembrane protein DDB_G0289901-like isoform X43 yields the protein MGGVKIILFIGLLSILSANAGKPKKYDNKRIHIQADNSAYTQSGVAMEAAVTDEDGTKGQRYQRDHGNYQYTNKEVTIDPKYIEKRSNDYESTNDNENIGEYSTSADGKHSKSADVYRGKYNSKGKNKYSFVGDDGTEIENEDFNEDESESETKTTTATDTVPVKKPHPAFDTQHTHLMPMQVQVPDGTEKSKWKIVSEKFIENGQPCIIMKMIAMDPDDEETRTTSTTSTNYKSRHSSNSISTYKSGNHPTDQPADGVNGNGPIVIPINNSGASQITIIGGRTSTNFGSGTTTTSATNSPGRNSYVTASNYNNGGTSSGHVITIEEPNQPRDDAAIGRKGSPSSNDANDTGSPGPGQSDAAIERKGGSPSSNDSNDTGSPGPVQSDAPKDGTSTDAGEKGKRRKIKDDKGGSSMVAGDSNGSGANSGPRGSGAASGGNAVAGGTTTGNGGGSSSVAGASTDSAANSGPGGSGAASGGNAVAGGTTTGNGGGSSSVAGASTDSAANSGPGGSGAASGGNAVAGSTTTGNGGGSTSVAGVSTDSAANSGPGGSGAASGGNAVAGGTTTGNGGSSTSVAGASTDSAAHSGPRGSGAASGGNAVSGGTTTGNGGGSTSVAGVSTDSAANSGPKGSGAASGGNAVAGSTTTGNGGGSTSVAGASTDSAANSGPGGSGAASGGNAVAGSTTTGNGGGSTSVAGASTNSAANSGPGGSGASSGGSVVVGSIVIPVPPTKVKGKKHKRKTVKVGGGNPITVASASSTAASHIGPKGMGAVSAGSVVVGSISTLPVVTIVKGKKGKREVIHVDKGSSTTVGSSSSTSAVHTGPKGSRDDIHDETNFSGDGNTDDENSSLEGDNSSQGDGYTTHECNEPDEDTDDGNSGSEDGGNSSEDGNIGSGDGGTTHECNEPDEDTDEGNTGSGDGGTTHECNEPDEDTDDGNSGSGDGGTTHECNEPDEDTDDGNSGSGDGGTTHECNEPDEDTDDGNSGSGDGGNSSEDGNIGSGDGGTTHECNEPDEDTDDGNSGSGDGGTTHECNEPDEDTDEGNTGSGDGYTTHECNEPDEDTDDGNSGSGDGGNSSEDENTGSGDGGTTHECNEPDEDTDDGNSGSGDGGNSSEDGNIGSGDGDTTHECNEPDEDTDDGNSGSGDGGNSSEDGNIGSGDGGNSSEDGNIGSGDGGTTHECNEPDEDTDDGNSGSGDGGNSSEDGNIGSGDGGTTHECNEPDEDTDEGNIGSEDGGTTHECNEPDEDTDDGNSGSGDGGTTHECNEPDEDTDDGNSGSGDGGTTHECNEPDEDTDDGNSGSGDGGTTHECNEPDEDTDDGNSGSGDGGTTHECNEPDEDTDDGNSGSGDGGTTHECNEPDEDTDEGSSGSGDNNTTDESKETGTKPGHKKHHRHHRRHKDSAEYDVGKGWDDSTDGSPDHHHHHHRRHVIVSPWKCKGKICFCFRRFKYVPKFLRDLVL from the exons ATGGGAGGTGTCAAGATTATTCTGTTCATCGGCTTACTCAGT atctTGAGTGCAAACGCCGGAAAAC caaaaaaatatgacaacaaACGCATCCATATACAAGCCGACAACAGCGCTTACACACAAAGCGGGGTAGCTATGGAAGCAGCTGTTACTGATGAAGACGGCACAAAGGGACAAAGATACCAACGAGACCACGGCAACTACCAATACACGAACAAAGAAGTGACTATCGACCCAAAATATATCGAAAAGAGATCAAACGACTACGAATCCACAAACGACAATGAAAATATTGGAGAATACAGCACCAGTGCTGATGGTAAACATAGTAAATCTGCTGATGTATACAGAGGGAAATATAATAGTAAAGGGAAGAATAAGTATAGCTTTGTTGGAGATGATGGGACAGAGATAGAAAACGAAGATTTTAATGAAGATGAATCGGAATCCGAGACTAAAACTACGACGGCTACTGACACGGTTCCTGTTAAAAAACCTCACCCTGCTTTCGATA CGCAACACACCCATCTCATGCCAATGCAGGTTCAAGTACCCG ATGGTACAGAGAAATCGAAATGGAAGATTGTATCAgaaaaattcatagaaaacggCCAACCTTGCATTATAATGAAAATGATTGCGATGG atcCTGATGATGAAGAAACTAGGACGACATCTACAACATCTACCAATTACAAATCACGTCATTCTTCTAACAGTATTTCGACATACA AAAGTGGCAACCATCCGACGGATCAGCCCGCTGACGGTGTCAATGGAAATGGACCTATTGTTATTCCGATAAATAACTCAG GTGCAtcacaaataacaataataggCGGCAGAACATCAACAAACTTTGGTTCCGGTACTACAACGACATCAGCTACCAATAGCCCTGGTAGAAACAGCTATGTAACAGCCAGCAATTACAACAACGGGGGGACTTCCTCAGGACACGTCATCACTATAGAAGAACCCAATCAACCACGTGAT GATGCTGCTATAGGAAGGAAAGGAAGCCCAAGTTCCAATGATGCAAATGATACAGGAAGTCCAGGACCTGGACAATCAGATGCTGCTATAGAAAGGAAAGGAGGAAGCCCAAGTTCCAATGATTCAAATGATACAGGAAGTCCAGGACCTGTACAATCAGATGCTCCAAAAGATGGTACTTCTACAGATGCTGGTGAAAAAGGCAAAAGAAGGAAGATAAAAGATGATAAAGGCGGTTCAAGCATGGTTGCTGGAGATAGCAACGGTAGCGGAGCTAATTCGGGTCCTAGAGGTTCAGGAGCTGCGTCCGGCGGCAATGCGGTCGCAGGTGGTACTACCACTGGAAACGGAGGAGGCTCCAGTTCTGTTGCTGGAGCTAGCACAGACAGTGCAGCTAATTCGGGTCCTGGAGGTTCTGGTGCTGCGTCCGGCGGCAATGCGGTCGCAGGTGGTACCACCACTGGAAACGGAGGAGGCTCCAGTTCTGTTGCTGGAGCTAGCACAGACAGTGCAGCTAATTCGGGTCCTGGAGGTTCAGGAGCTGCGTCCGGCGGCAATGCGGTCGCAGGCAGTACTACCACTGGAAACGGAGGAGGCTCCACTTCTGTTGCCGGAGTTAGCACAGACAGTGCAGCTAATTCGGGTCCTGGAGGTTCAGGAGCTGCGTCCGGCGGCAATGCAGTTGCAGGTGGTACCACCACTGGAAACGGAGGAAGCTCCACTTCAGTTGCTGGAGCTAGCACAGACAGTGCAGCTCATTCGGGTCCTAGAGGTTCAGGAGCTGCGTCCGGCGGCAATGCGGTCTCAGGTGGTACTACCACTGGAAACGGAGGAGGCTCCACTTCTGTTGCTGGAGTTAGCACAGACAGTGCAGCTAATTCGGGTCCTAAAGGTTCTGGTGCTGCGTCCGGCGGCAATGCGGTCGCAGGCAGTACTACCACTGGAAACGGAGGAGGCTCCACTTCTGTTGCCGGAGCTAGCACAGACAGTGCAGCTAATTCGGGTCCTGGAGGTTCAGGAGCTGCGTCCGGCGGCAATGCGGTCGCAGGCAGTACTACCACTGGCAACGGAGGAGGCTCCACTTCTGTTGCTGGGGCTAGCACAAACAGTGCAGCTAATTCGGGTCCTGGAGGTTCAGGAGCATCCTCAGGAGGCAGTGTCGTTGTGGGTAGCATAGTTATCCCGGTTCCACCAACTAAAGTCAAAGGCAAAAAACACAAACGCAAGACAGTAAAAGTCGGCGGAGGTAACCCTATCACTGTTGCTTCTGCAAGTTCAACTGCCGCATCGCATATTGGACCTAAAGGAATGGGCGCTGTTTCAGCTGGTAGTGTCGTTGTGGGCAGTATATCTACATTACCAGTCGTAACTATAGTGAAAGGTAAAAAGGGCAAGCGTGAAGTTATCCATGTCGATAAAGGAAGCTCAACAACTGTCGGTTCATCCAGTTCCACTTCTGCAGTTCACACTGGACCGAAAGGATCCAGGGATGACATTCATGATGAAACTAACTTTTCTGGAGATGGTAACACCGATGATGAAAATTCCAGTCTGGAAGGTGATAATTCCAGTCAGGGAGATGGATATACCACTCACGAATGCAACGAACCAGATGAGGACACCGATGACGGAAATAGCGGCTCCGAAGATGGAGGTAACAGCTCTGAAGATGGAAATATCGGCTCCGGAGATGGAGGTACCACTCACGAATGCAACGAACCAGATGAGGACACCGATGAGGGAAATACCGGCTCCGGAGATGGAGGTACCACTCACGAATGCAACGAACCAGATGAGGACACCGATGATGGAAATAGCGGCTCCGGTGATGGAGGTACCACTCACGAATGCAACGAACCAGATGAGGACACCGATGATGGAAATAGCGGCTCCGGTGATGGAGGTACCACTCACGAATGCAACGAACCAGATGAGGACACCGATGACGGAAATAGCGGCTCCGGTGATGGAGGTAACAGCTCTGAAGATGGAAATATCGGCTCCGGAGATGGAGGTACCACTCACGAATGCAACGAACCAGATGAGGACACCGATGATGGAAATAGCGGCTCCGGTGATGGAGGTACCACTCACGAATGCAACGAACCAGATGAGGACACCGATGAGGGAAATACCGGCTCCGGAGATGGATATACCACTCACGAATGCAACGAACCAGATGAGGACACCGATGATGGAAATAGCGGCTCCGGTGATGGAGGTAACAGCTCTGAAGATGAAAATACCGGCTCCGGAGATGGAGGTACCACTCACGAATGCAACGAACCAGATGAGGACACCGATGATGGAAATAGCGGCTCCGGTGATGGAGGTAACAGCTCTGAAGATGGAAATATCGGCTCCGGAGATGGAGATACCACTCACGAATGCAACGAACCAGATGAGGACACCGATGATGGAAATAGCGGCTCCGGTGATGGAG GTAACAGCTCTGAAGATGGAAATATCGGCTCCGGAGATGGAG GTAACAGCTCTGAAGATGGAAATATCGGCTCCGGAGATGGAGGTACCACTCACGAATGCAACGAACCAGATGAGGACACCGATGATGGAAATAGCGGCTCCGGTGATGGAG GTAACAGCTCTGAAGATGGAAATATCGGCTCCGGAGATGGAG GTACCACTCACGAATGTAACGAACCAGATGAGGACACCGATGAGGGAAATATCGGCTCCGAAGATGGAGGTACCACTCACGAATGTAACGAACCAGATGAGGACACCGATGATGGAAATAGCGGCTCCGGTGATGGAGGTACCACTCACGAATGCAACGAACCAGATGAGGACACCGATGATGGAAATAGCGGCTCCGGTGATGGAGGTACCACTCACGAATGCAACGAACCAGATGAGGACACCGATGATGGAAATAGCGGCTCCGGTGATGGAGGTACCACTCACGAATGCAACGAACCAGATGAGGACACCGATGATGGAAATAGCGGCTCCGGTGATGGAGGTACCACTCACGAATGCAACGAACCAGATGAGGACACCGATGATGGAAATAGCGGCTCCGGTGATGGAGGTACCACTCACGAATGCAACGAACCTGATGAGGACACCGATGAGGGAAGCTCCGGCTCCGGAGATAATAATACCACTGATGAAAGTAAAGAGACCGGAACAAAACCAGGACATAAGAAGCACCACAGACATCATCGCAGACATAAAGACTCCGCTGAATACGACGTCGGTAAAGGATGGGATGATTCAACGGACGGTAGCcctgatcatcatcatcatcatcataggAGACACGTTATCGTCTCACCTTGGAAATGCAAAGGAAAGATTTGCTTCTGTTTCCGAAGATTTAAATATGTGCCGAAATTTCTTCGCGATTTAGTTTTGTAA
- the LOC118281177 gene encoding uncharacterized transmembrane protein DDB_G0289901-like isoform X31 translates to MGGVKIILFIGLLSILSANAGKPKKYDNKRIHIQADNSAYTQSGVAMEAAVTDEDGTKGQRYQRDHGNYQYTNKEVTIDPKYIEKRSNDYESTNDNENIGEYSTSADGKHSKSADVYRGKYNSKGKNKYSFVGDDGTEIENEDFNEDESESETKTTTATDTVPVKKPHPAFDTQHTHLMPMQVQVPDGTEKSKWKIVSEKFIENGQPCIIMKMIAMDPDDEETRTTSTTSTNYKSRHSSNSISTYKSGNHPTDQPADGVNGNGPIVIPINNSGASQITIIGGRTSTNFGSGTTTTSATNSPGRNSYVTASNYNNGGTSSGHVITIEEPNQPRDDAAIGRKGSPSSNDANDTGSPGPGQSDAAIERKGGSPSSNDSNDTGSPGPVQSDAPKDGTSTDAGEKGKRRKIKDDKGGSSMVAGDSNGSGANSGPRGSGAASGGNAVAGGTTTGNGGGSSSVAGASTDSAANSGPGGSGAASGGNAVAGGTTTGNGGGSSSVAGASTDSAANSGPGGSGAASGGNAVAGSTTTGNGGGSTSVAGVSTDSAANSGPGGSGAASGGNAVAGGTTTGNGGSSTSVAGASTDSAAHSGPRGSGAASGGNAVSGGTTTGNGGGSTSVAGVSTDSAANSGPKGSGAASGGNAVAGSTTTGNGGGSTSVAGASTDSAANSGPGGSGAASGGNAVAGSTTTGNGGGSTSVAGASTNSAANSGPGGSGASSGGSVVVGSIVIPVPPTKVKGKKHKRKTVKVGGGNPITVASASSTAASHIGPKGMGAVSAGSVVVGSISTLPVVTIVKGKKGKREVIHVDKGSSTTVGSSSSTSAVHTGPKGSRDDIHDETNFSGDGNTDDENSSLEGDNSSQGDGYTTHECNEPDEDTDDGNSGSEDGGNSSEDGNIGSGDGGTTHECNEPDEDTDEGNTGSGDGGTTHECNEPDEDTDDGNSGSGDGGTTHECNEPDEDTDDGNSGSGDGGTTHECNEPDEDTDDGNSGSGDGGNSSEDGNIGSGDGGTTHECNEPDEDTDDGNSGSGDGGTTHECNEPDEDTDEGNTGSGDGYTTHECNEPDEDTDDGNSGSGDGGNSSEDENTGSGDGGTTHECNEPDEDTDDGNSGSGDGGNSSEDGNIGSGDGDTTHECNEPDEDTDDGNSGSGDGGNSSEDGNIGSGDGGNSSEDGNIGSGDGGTTHECNEPDEDTDDGNSGSGDGGNSSEDGNIGSGDGGTTHECNEPDEDTDDGNSGSGDGGNSSEDGNIGSGDGGTTHECNEPDEDTDEGNIGSEDGGTTHECNEPDEDTDDGNSGSGDGGTTHECNEPDEDTDDGNSGSGDGGTTHECNEPDEDTDDGNSGSGDGGTTHECNEPDEDTDDGNSGSGDGGTTHECNEPDEDTDDGNSGSGDGGTTHECNEPDEDTDEGSSGSGDNNTTDESKETGTKPGHKKHHRHHRRHKDSAEYDVGKGWDDSTDGSPDHHHHHHRRHVIVSPWKCKGKICFCFRRFKYVPKFLRDLVL, encoded by the exons ATGGGAGGTGTCAAGATTATTCTGTTCATCGGCTTACTCAGT atctTGAGTGCAAACGCCGGAAAAC caaaaaaatatgacaacaaACGCATCCATATACAAGCCGACAACAGCGCTTACACACAAAGCGGGGTAGCTATGGAAGCAGCTGTTACTGATGAAGACGGCACAAAGGGACAAAGATACCAACGAGACCACGGCAACTACCAATACACGAACAAAGAAGTGACTATCGACCCAAAATATATCGAAAAGAGATCAAACGACTACGAATCCACAAACGACAATGAAAATATTGGAGAATACAGCACCAGTGCTGATGGTAAACATAGTAAATCTGCTGATGTATACAGAGGGAAATATAATAGTAAAGGGAAGAATAAGTATAGCTTTGTTGGAGATGATGGGACAGAGATAGAAAACGAAGATTTTAATGAAGATGAATCGGAATCCGAGACTAAAACTACGACGGCTACTGACACGGTTCCTGTTAAAAAACCTCACCCTGCTTTCGATA CGCAACACACCCATCTCATGCCAATGCAGGTTCAAGTACCCG ATGGTACAGAGAAATCGAAATGGAAGATTGTATCAgaaaaattcatagaaaacggCCAACCTTGCATTATAATGAAAATGATTGCGATGG atcCTGATGATGAAGAAACTAGGACGACATCTACAACATCTACCAATTACAAATCACGTCATTCTTCTAACAGTATTTCGACATACA AAAGTGGCAACCATCCGACGGATCAGCCCGCTGACGGTGTCAATGGAAATGGACCTATTGTTATTCCGATAAATAACTCAG GTGCAtcacaaataacaataataggCGGCAGAACATCAACAAACTTTGGTTCCGGTACTACAACGACATCAGCTACCAATAGCCCTGGTAGAAACAGCTATGTAACAGCCAGCAATTACAACAACGGGGGGACTTCCTCAGGACACGTCATCACTATAGAAGAACCCAATCAACCACGTGAT GATGCTGCTATAGGAAGGAAAGGAAGCCCAAGTTCCAATGATGCAAATGATACAGGAAGTCCAGGACCTGGACAATCAGATGCTGCTATAGAAAGGAAAGGAGGAAGCCCAAGTTCCAATGATTCAAATGATACAGGAAGTCCAGGACCTGTACAATCAGATGCTCCAAAAGATGGTACTTCTACAGATGCTGGTGAAAAAGGCAAAAGAAGGAAGATAAAAGATGATAAAGGCGGTTCAAGCATGGTTGCTGGAGATAGCAACGGTAGCGGAGCTAATTCGGGTCCTAGAGGTTCAGGAGCTGCGTCCGGCGGCAATGCGGTCGCAGGTGGTACTACCACTGGAAACGGAGGAGGCTCCAGTTCTGTTGCTGGAGCTAGCACAGACAGTGCAGCTAATTCGGGTCCTGGAGGTTCTGGTGCTGCGTCCGGCGGCAATGCGGTCGCAGGTGGTACCACCACTGGAAACGGAGGAGGCTCCAGTTCTGTTGCTGGAGCTAGCACAGACAGTGCAGCTAATTCGGGTCCTGGAGGTTCAGGAGCTGCGTCCGGCGGCAATGCGGTCGCAGGCAGTACTACCACTGGAAACGGAGGAGGCTCCACTTCTGTTGCCGGAGTTAGCACAGACAGTGCAGCTAATTCGGGTCCTGGAGGTTCAGGAGCTGCGTCCGGCGGCAATGCAGTTGCAGGTGGTACCACCACTGGAAACGGAGGAAGCTCCACTTCAGTTGCTGGAGCTAGCACAGACAGTGCAGCTCATTCGGGTCCTAGAGGTTCAGGAGCTGCGTCCGGCGGCAATGCGGTCTCAGGTGGTACTACCACTGGAAACGGAGGAGGCTCCACTTCTGTTGCTGGAGTTAGCACAGACAGTGCAGCTAATTCGGGTCCTAAAGGTTCTGGTGCTGCGTCCGGCGGCAATGCGGTCGCAGGCAGTACTACCACTGGAAACGGAGGAGGCTCCACTTCTGTTGCCGGAGCTAGCACAGACAGTGCAGCTAATTCGGGTCCTGGAGGTTCAGGAGCTGCGTCCGGCGGCAATGCGGTCGCAGGCAGTACTACCACTGGCAACGGAGGAGGCTCCACTTCTGTTGCTGGGGCTAGCACAAACAGTGCAGCTAATTCGGGTCCTGGAGGTTCAGGAGCATCCTCAGGAGGCAGTGTCGTTGTGGGTAGCATAGTTATCCCGGTTCCACCAACTAAAGTCAAAGGCAAAAAACACAAACGCAAGACAGTAAAAGTCGGCGGAGGTAACCCTATCACTGTTGCTTCTGCAAGTTCAACTGCCGCATCGCATATTGGACCTAAAGGAATGGGCGCTGTTTCAGCTGGTAGTGTCGTTGTGGGCAGTATATCTACATTACCAGTCGTAACTATAGTGAAAGGTAAAAAGGGCAAGCGTGAAGTTATCCATGTCGATAAAGGAAGCTCAACAACTGTCGGTTCATCCAGTTCCACTTCTGCAGTTCACACTGGACCGAAAGGATCCAGGGATGACATTCATGATGAAACTAACTTTTCTGGAGATGGTAACACCGATGATGAAAATTCCAGTCTGGAAGGTGATAATTCCAGTCAGGGAGATGGATATACCACTCACGAATGCAACGAACCAGATGAGGACACCGATGACGGAAATAGCGGCTCCGAAGATGGAGGTAACAGCTCTGAAGATGGAAATATCGGCTCCGGAGATGGAGGTACCACTCACGAATGCAACGAACCAGATGAGGACACCGATGAGGGAAATACCGGCTCCGGAGATGGAGGTACCACTCACGAATGCAACGAACCAGATGAGGACACCGATGATGGAAATAGCGGCTCCGGTGATGGAGGTACCACTCACGAATGCAACGAACCAGATGAGGACACCGATGATGGAAATAGCGGCTCCGGTGATGGAGGTACCACTCACGAATGCAACGAACCAGATGAGGACACCGATGACGGAAATAGCGGCTCCGGTGATGGAGGTAACAGCTCTGAAGATGGAAATATCGGCTCCGGAGATGGAGGTACCACTCACGAATGCAACGAACCAGATGAGGACACCGATGATGGAAATAGCGGCTCCGGTGATGGAGGTACCACTCACGAATGCAACGAACCAGATGAGGACACCGATGAGGGAAATACCGGCTCCGGAGATGGATATACCACTCACGAATGCAACGAACCAGATGAGGACACCGATGATGGAAATAGCGGCTCCGGTGATGGAGGTAACAGCTCTGAAGATGAAAATACCGGCTCCGGAGATGGAGGTACCACTCACGAATGCAACGAACCAGATGAGGACACCGATGATGGAAATAGCGGCTCCGGTGATGGAGGTAACAGCTCTGAAGATGGAAATATCGGCTCCGGAGATGGAGATACCACTCACGAATGCAACGAACCAGATGAGGACACCGATGATGGAAATAGCGGCTCCGGTGATGGAG GTAACAGCTCTGAAGATGGAAATATCGGCTCCGGAGATGGAG GTAACAGCTCTGAAGATGGAAATATCGGCTCCGGAGATGGAG GTACCACTCACGAATGCAACGAACCAGATGAGGACACCGATGACGGAAATAGCGGCTCCGGTGATGGAGGTAACAGCTCTGAAGATGGAAATATCGGCTCCGGAGATGGAGGTACCACTCACGAATGCAACGAACCAGATGAGGACACCGATGACGGAAATAGCGGCTCCGGTGATGGAGGTAACAGCTCTGAAGATGGAAATATCGGCTCCGGAGATGGAG GTACCACTCACGAATGTAACGAACCAGATGAGGACACCGATGAGGGAAATATCGGCTCCGAAGATGGAGGTACCACTCACGAATGTAACGAACCAGATGAGGACACCGATGATGGAAATAGCGGCTCCGGTGATGGAGGTACCACTCACGAATGCAACGAACCAGATGAGGACACCGATGATGGAAATAGCGGCTCCGGTGATGGAGGTACCACTCACGAATGCAACGAACCAGATGAGGACACCGATGATGGAAATAGCGGCTCCGGTGATGGAGGTACCACTCACGAATGCAACGAACCAGATGAGGACACCGATGATGGAAATAGCGGCTCCGGTGATGGAGGTACCACTCACGAATGCAACGAACCAGATGAGGACACCGATGATGGAAATAGCGGCTCCGGTGATGGAGGTACCACTCACGAATGCAACGAACCTGATGAGGACACCGATGAGGGAAGCTCCGGCTCCGGAGATAATAATACCACTGATGAAAGTAAAGAGACCGGAACAAAACCAGGACATAAGAAGCACCACAGACATCATCGCAGACATAAAGACTCCGCTGAATACGACGTCGGTAAAGGATGGGATGATTCAACGGACGGTAGCcctgatcatcatcatcatcatcataggAGACACGTTATCGTCTCACCTTGGAAATGCAAAGGAAAGATTTGCTTCTGTTTCCGAAGATTTAAATATGTGCCGAAATTTCTTCGCGATTTAGTTTTGTAA